A portion of the Gadus macrocephalus chromosome 10, ASM3116895v1 genome contains these proteins:
- the LOC132466090 gene encoding vesicle transport protein SEC20-like — MLAVVAAAPPANMACLDVHVRICEQEILKYDLEIKALVQDVRECTGPQSTLTELNSKVIESFQNLRLRIQDLEQMGLEQDKESDKQALMQQVEGHRKQMISNQIAWRKANLTSKMSIDALEKEALLNGDDALRKRKKTKGDLTQTSSDITESLMSMSRMMAQQVEQSEDTMTTLATSSKSVQETNEEFKAMTGTIQLGRKLITKYNRRELTDKLLIFLALALFFSTVLYIVKKRLFPFL, encoded by the exons ATGCTTGCCGTAGTCGCAGCGGCACCACCGGCCAACATGGCGTGCTTGGATGTACACGTCCGAATATGCGAACAAGAAATACTTAAATATGATTTGGAAATAAAGGCCCTCGTCCAG GATGTAAGGGAGTGTACGGGACCTCAAAGCACACTGACAGAACTCAATTCAAAAGTGATAGAGAGTTTCCAGAACCTCAGGCTGCGGATACAG GATCTAGAGCAAATGGGCTTGGAGCAGGACAAGGAGTCTGATAAGCAGGCTTTAATGCAGCAGGTAGAGGGTCATCGAAAACAGATGATCAG TAACCAAATTGCTTGGAGAAAAGCAAACCTGACCAGTAAAATGTCAATCGATGCCCTGGAAAAGGAGGCTCTGCTTAATGGAGACGATGCTTTGAGGAAAAG GAAGAAGACCAAGGGGGACCTGACTCAGACCTCCAGTGACATCACAGAGAGCCTGATGAGCATGAGTCGTATGATGGCACAGCAGGTGGAGCAGAGTGAGGACACCATGACAACACTGG CCACGTCCTCCAAGTCGGTCCAGGAGACCAACGAGGAGTTCAAGGCCATGACAGGCACCATCCAGCTGGGCAGGAAGCTTATCACCAAGTACAACCGTCGGGAGCTCACCGACAAGCTGCTCATCttcctggccctggccctctTCTTCTCCACCGTGCTCTACATCGTCAAGAAGAGACTCTTCCCCTTCCTGTAG
- the nkx2.5 gene encoding homeobox protein Nkx-2.5: MFSNTSTSTPFSVKDILNLEQSHGDMASMDIISSRMDCALPTTSCMLSRFKQESLLEVPSGASVFGEDPKVSRSNALNVVSFYGKSLKEMDKDGKSNYFKQKHRDLTSLDAAADIRKTQEEAEHPKLRKRRKPRVLFSQAQVYELERRFKQQKYLSAPERDHLAGLLKLTPTQVKIWFQNRRYKCKRQRQDQSLELVGLPPPRRISVPVLVRDGKSCLADTVNYNTSYNMGMNHFSYTNYPTFTNYPNPGCNSNYGYNHPAATMQTIQGSSGNGGYLNFGELNNAQNTFSTSNGVPSLHGIRTW, translated from the exons atgttttctaacaccagcacGTCCACCCCCTTCTCTGTGAAGGACATATTAAACTTGGAGCAGAGTCATGGGGACATGGCTTCCATGGACATCATATCGTCTCGGATGGATTGCGCCCTGCCGACCACGTCCTGCATGCTGTCCCGCTTCAAGCAGGAGTCCCTCCTGGAGGTTCCGTCCGGAGCCTCGGTGTTCGGAGAAGACCCCAAAGTCAGCCGAAGCAACGCACTGAATGTGGTTTCTTTTTATGGGAAATCGTTGAAAGAAATGGACAAAGATGGGAAATCGAACTATTTCAAGCAAAAGCACAGAG ACCTCACTTCTCTAGATGCCGCGGCGGACATACGAAAGACCCAAGAGGAGGCTGAGCACCCTAAGCTGAGGAAGCGGAGAAAGCCCAGGGTGCTCTTCTCCCAGGCGCAGGTCTACGAGCTGGAGCGGCGCTTCAAGCAACAGAAGTACCTGTCCGCCCCCGAGAGAGACCATCTGGCCGGGCTGCTCAAACTCACCCCAACGCAGGTCAAgatctggttccagaaccgAAGGTACAAATGCAAGCGTCAGAGGCAGGACCAGAGTCTGGAGCTAGTGGGTCTGCCTCCGCCGAGGAGGATCTCGGTCCCAGTGTTGGTTCGGGACGGTAAATCGTGCCTGGCAGACACGGTCAACTACAACACGTCGTACAATATGGGCATGAATCATTTCAGTTACACCAACTATCCCACGTTCACGAATTACCCGAACCCGGGCTGCAACTCAAACTATGGGTACAACCACCCAGCAGCCACAATGCAAACCATTCAGGGGTCCTCCGGTAACGGGGGTTACCTGAACTTTGGGGAGCTGAATAATGCTCAAAATACCTTTTCAACCAGTAACGGAGTGCCATCGTTACATGGCATTAGGACATGGTAA
- the LOC132466085 gene encoding LOW QUALITY PROTEIN: stanniocalcin-2-like (The sequence of the model RefSeq protein was modified relative to this genomic sequence to represent the inferred CDS: deleted 1 base in 1 codon), with translation MLLKLITALLVFTVFGNVVGLDNIDLHDSPPEKPASQKGRLSLQNTAEIQHCLVSAGDVGCGVFECFENNSCEIRGLQEICMTFLHNAGKFDSQGKSFIKDALKCMAHGLRHKFSCISRKCVSIKEMVFQLQRECYLKHNLCSAAKENVAVMVEMIHFQDLFPKGPYVELVNILLSCGEEVKEALTHSVRLQCEQNWGALCDSLSLCSPLSLPRPPPAAAAAPAAAPASEHRRQAPPPSHPDPSHPRPPRQGDKDKPGKGGLNAHPRNRSQGPRRQSPEAGLVSELEAPGAGDIRR, from the exons ATGTTGCTGAAGCTGATCACCGCCTTGCTCGTTTTCACGGTGTTTGGGAACGTAGTGGGGCTGGATAATATCGACCTCCATGACAGCCCCCCCGAGAAGCCCGCCAGCCAGAAAGGACGCCTCTCCCTCCAGAACACAG cggAGATCCAGCACTGTCTGGTGAGCGCGGGGGACGTGGGCTGCGGCGTGTTCGAGTGCTTCGAGAACAACTCGTGTGAGATCCGGGGTCTGCAGGAGATCTGCATGACGTTCCTGCACAACGCCGGAAAGTTTGACTCTCAG GGAAAGTCCTTCATCAAAGATGCTCTAAAGTGCATGGCCCACGGCCTCCGGCACAAGTTCAGCTGCATCAGCAGGAAGTGTGTGTCCATCAAGGAGATGGTGTTCCAGCTGCAGAGGGAGTGCTACCTCAAACACAACCTCTGCTCCGCCGCCAAGGAGAACGTCGCCGTCATGGTGGAGATGATCCACTTCCAGGACCTCTTTCCTaaagg GCCATACGTGGAGCTGGTCAACATCCTTCTGAGCTGCGGCGAGGAGGTGAAAGAGGCGTTGACCCACAGTGTGCGTCTGCAGTGCGAGCAGAACTGGGGCGCCCTGTGCGACAGCCTGAGCCTCTGCTCCCCCCTGAGT ctgccccggcccccccccgccgccgccgccgcccccgccgccgcccccgcctcGGAGCACCGCCGGCAGGCGCCTCCGCCTTCGCACCCCGACCCCAGCCACCCACGCCCGCCTCGGCAAGGGGACAAGGACAAGCCCGGCAAGGGCGGTTTGAACGCCCACCCCCGCAACCGCAGCCAGGGTCCCCGCCGGCAGAGCCCCGAGGCTGGGCTGGTGTCGGAGCTGGAGGCCCCAGGAGCCGGGGACATCCGGAGGTGA